The proteins below come from a single Corylus avellana chromosome ca3, CavTom2PMs-1.0 genomic window:
- the LOC132174444 gene encoding uncharacterized mitochondrial protein AtMg00310-like yields MVDKKAILAIVGVPATQRYDTYLGLPALVGKSRTAAFKGILDPAVIQAIPSYCMGIFLLPNDLCSDINSQMRKFWWGHQENGTRINWMSWGKMGMAKASGGMGFRNLNLFNRALLAKQSWRLWKEPESLVVKIMKAKYYPDGSILDAKVGAKPSFAWRSIHSSCDVLKEDLFWRIGNGATV; encoded by the exons ATGGTGGATAAGAAAGCAATTTTGGCAATTGTAGGAGTACCTGCTACCCAACGTTATGACACTTATTTGGGCCTCCCAGCTTTGGTGGGAAAATCACGCACAGCAGCTTTCAAGGGCATTCTAGATCCG GCGGTAATTCAGGCAATTCCGTCTTACTGTATGGGTATTTTTCTATTGCCAAATGACCTTTGTTCGGATATCAATTCTCAAATgcgaaaattttggtggggtcaccAAGAAAATGGGACTCGAATtaattggatgagttgggggaAGATGGGTATGGCCAAAGCTTCAGGTGGAATGGGCTTTCGGAATCTCAATCTTTTTAATAGGGCCCTATTAGCGAAACAAAGCTGGAGACTATGGAAGGAACCGGAGAGCTTAGTTGTGAAGATCATGAAAGCGAAGTATTATCCGGATGGATCTATCCTAGATGCCAAGGTGGGTGCAAAGCCATCCTTTGCATGGAGGAGTATACATAGCTCTTGTGATGTGTTAAAGGAGGATCTATTTTGGCGTATTGGGAATGGAGCTACTGTTTGA
- the LOC132175430 gene encoding probable leucine-rich repeat receptor-like serine/threonine-protein kinase At3g14840 — MKKKMFLVPFLLASTLSFCFATFAFGASVLPAEAQALSAIAKTLGKTDWNFSVFSCIEQPAGWNLTCDCSNGTECHVIRIILKGQGLPGTLPLDLTGLPFLKQIDLTRNYLSGSIPSGWGSSTHLEDISLLGNRLTGSIPKELANIKTLKSFTVEFNQLSGNLPPELGHMPSIERLLLSSNYFTGKLPDSFAGLITLKNFRISDNQFSGTIPNYIQNWTNLTKLFIQASGLSGPIPSGIAHLEKLSDLRISDLIGSEEPFPPLNNLTQLETLILRSCNITGQLPEYLGNRTTLQNLDLSFNKLSGEIPSSFAGLQKTADYIYLTGNLLTGAVPGWMLNEENSISIDLSYNKLTDGEPSCQKRNVNLFPSSLTGNNSGLVSCLRSSPCPQKLYELHINCGGEAVTINGSTTYDADTDPGGPSKFHMSPQNWGFSSTGDFMDNGPTDLYIVPNSSSLSMTNPELHKKARISPLSLTYYAFCLGNGNYTVNLHFAEIVFTDDKNYSSLGRRIFDIYIQGERVQKDFNIVKEADGVGKAVTKNFTATVTNDTLEIRFHWAGKGTTDIPVKGVYGPLISAISVDPDFIPPSTGISLGAKVGIVAAGAFVIFLVLGILWWKCYLGQKNKMEQDLKGLNLQTGTFTLRQIKAATNNFDAANKIGEGGFGSVYKGLLLDGTIIAVKQLSSKSKQGNREFVNEIGMISALQHPNLVKLYGCCIEGNQLLLVYEYMENNSLARALFGLEEHQLKLDWPTRQKICIGIARGLAYLHEESRLKIVHRDIKATNVLLDKNLNSKISDFGLAKLDEEDNTHISTRIAGTYGYMAPEYAMRGHLTDKADVYSFGVVALEIVSGRVNTSYRAKVESFNLLDWAQLLKEKDSLLELVDPRLGSNYKKEEVMVMINVGLLCTNASAAVRPSMSSVVSMLEGNTVVPGLVSDPSVSNNEMKEAMWEHFQQTKEQNMSDSQKESVSSSLIHSTSTGPWTASSTSGVDLYPVNLYSDYLEKRA, encoded by the exons atgaagaagaagatgtttCTTGTTCCATTTCTCCTTGCTTCAACTCTCTCCTTTTGCTTCGCAACCTTCGCTTTCGGAGCCTCTGTATTGCCGGCTGAAG CGCAAGCCTTAAGTGCGATAGCGAAGACGTTGGGGAAGACGGACTGGAATTTCAGCGTATTTTCATGCATTGAACAACCTGCAGGATGGAATCTCACATGCGACTGCTCCAATGGAACTGAATGCCACGTTATCCGCAT AATTCTCAAAGGACAAGGTCTCCCAGGCACACTCCCACTTGATTTGACCGGGTTGCCTTTCCTCAAACAAAT TGACCTCACCCGCAACTACCTTAGCGGTTCAATCCCTTCGGGATGGGGTTCTTCCACGCATCTGGAAGAcat TTCCCTTCTTGGAAACCGGTTAACGGGTTCTATCCCCAAAGAGCTGGCAAACATCAAAACTCTCAAAAGCTT TACGGTGGAGTTCAATCAACTTTCTGGAAATCTTCCTCCAGAGCTTGGCCATATGCCCTCCATAGAAAGACT TCTTCTCAGCTCGAATTATTTTACTGGGAAGCTGCCTGATTCATTTGCAGGGTTGATCACATTGAAAAACTT TCGGATCAGTGACAATCAATTTTCTGGAACGATACCCAATTATATTCAAAACTGGACAAACCTTACAAAATT ATTTATTCAGGCAAGTGGTTTGAGCGGGCCAATTCCTTCTGGCATTGCTCATTTGGAAAAGCTATCCGACTT GAGAATCAGTGACTTGATTGGATCTGAAGAACCTTTTCCACCACTTAATAATCTGACTCAGTTGGAAACATT AATATTGAGGAGTTGCAATATTACTGGACAGCTACCCGAATATCTCGGGAATAGGACAACGTTGCAAAACTT AGATCTCAGCTTTAACAAACTAAGTGGAGAAATTCCAAGCAGCTTTGCTGGTCTACAAAAAACGGCAGATTACAT ataCTTAACCGGCAACTTGCTAACTGGAGCAGTGCCTGGTTGGATGCTGAATGAAGAGAACAGCATCAGCAT TGATCTTTCATATAACAAACTTACGGATGGAGAACCAAGTTGTCAAAAGAGAAATGT GAACTTGTTTCCAAGCTCTTTGACTGGAAATAACTC TGGCCTGGTTTCATGTTTGAGAAGCTCTCCTTGTCCTCAAA AATTATACGAACTTCATATAAATTGCGGCGGAGAAGCAGTAACCATTAATGGAAGTACTACATATGATGCTGATACAGATCCAGGTGGACCTTCAAAATTTCACATGAGTCCACAAAACTGGGGATTTAGCAGCACTGGTGACTTCATGGATAACGGTCCAACTGACCTTTATATTGTGCCAAATTCATCCAGTCTCTCTATGACAAACCCAGAACTTCACAAGAAAGCACgcatttctcctctctctcttactTATTATGCTTTTTGTTTGGGAAATGGAAATTACACAGTAAACCTCCATTTTGCGGAGATAGTGTTCACCGATGATAAAAACTATAGTAGCTTGGGAAGGCGTATATTTGATATTTACATTCAG GGAGAGCGAGTACAGAAGGATTTCAACATTGTAAAGGAGGCTGATGGAGTGGGTAAGGCAGTAACAAAAAATTTTACTGCTACCGTGACTAATGATACCTTAGAGATCCGTTTCCACTGGGCTGGGAAGGGGACAACTGATATCCCGGTGAAAGGAGTCTATGGTCCTCTTATTTCAGCTATTTCAGTGGATCCTG actttaTACCACCATCAACTGGTATATCTCTAGGTGCAAAGGTCGGGATTGTTGCTGCTGGtgcttttgttatatttttggttctAGGTATCCTCTGGTGGAAATGTTATCTAGGACAGAAAAATAAGATGGAACAAG ATTTAAAGGGTTTGAACTTGCAAACTGGTACATTCACCTTAAGGCAAATCAAAGCTGCAACAAACAACTTTGATGCTGCAAATAAAATTGGGGAAGGTGGTTTTGGTTCTGTTTATAAG GGCCTTTTGTTAGATGGCACCATAATTGCAGTCAAACAACTTTCATCCAAATCAAAGCAAGGGAATCGTGAGTTTGTGAATGAGATAGGCATGATTTCTGCTTTGCAACACCCTAATCTTGTTAAGCTCTATGGATGCTGTATTGAAGGAAATCAATTGTTGCTAGTATACGAGTACATGGAAAATAATAGTCTCGCTCGTGCTTTGTTTG GGCTAGAAGAACATCAGTTGAAATTGGATTGGCCCACTAGACAAAAGATTTGTATTGGTATAGCAAGAGGTTTGGCCTATCTTCATGAGGAATCAAGATTGAAGATTGTTCATAGAGACATCAAGGCTACTAATGTCTTGCTTGATAAAAACCTCAACTCTAAGATATCTGACTTTGGTTTGGCCAAGCTTGACGAAGAAGATAATACCCACATAAGCACCCGAATTGCTGGAACTTA TGGATATATGGCACCTGAATATGCAATGCGAGGTCATTTAACCGACAAAGCAGACGTTTATAGTTTTGGAGTTGTTGCATTGGAAATTGTAAGTGGGAGGGTCAACACTAGTTACCGAGCAAAGGTGGAATCTTTCAATCTTCTTGATTGG GCACAGcttttaaaagagaaagatagtctATTGGAATTGGTCGATCCAAGGTTGGGCTCTAACTACAAGAAAGAAGAGGTTATGGTGATGATCAATGTGGGTCTCTTATGCACTAATGCTTCTGCAGCAGTTAGGCCTTCCATGTCTTCAGTGGTGAGCATGCTTGAGGGCAACACTGTTGTTCCAGGGTTGGTTTCAGATCCAAGTGTCTCaaataatgaaatgaaagagGCAATGTGGGAGCATTTTCAACAAACTAAAGAACAGAATATGAGTGACAGCCAGAAAGAGAGTGTTTCTTCTTCATTGATACATAGCACATCAACGGGCCCATGGACTGCTTCTTCTACATCTGGTGTTGATCTATATCCAGTCAATTTATATTCTGATTACTTAGAGAAAAGAGCTTAG
- the LOC132174443 gene encoding probable LRR receptor-like serine/threonine-protein kinase At1g07650, with protein sequence MQGLLSDGTIIAVKQLSSKSKQGNHEFVNEIGMISALQHPHFVKLYGCWPQEYELKLDWPTRRKICVGVARGLAYLHEVSRLKIVHRDIKATNVLLDKNLNPKISDFGLAKLDEEDKTHIRTRVAGTYGYMAPEYAMRGYLTDKADVYSFGVVTLEIVSGMSNTGYRPKEDCFHLLNRALVLKEKGSLLELVDPRLGSNFKTKEVMVTINVALLCTNVSPTVRPTMSAVVSMLEGRALVPKLVPDPSVSNDEMKVNALWKHFQHSK encoded by the exons ATGCAGGGCCTTCTATCAGATGGTACCATAATTGCTGTCAAACAGCTTTCTTCCAAATCAAAGCAAGGAAATCATGAGTTTGTGAATGAGATAGGCATGATTTCTGCTTTGCAACACCCTCATTTTGTTAAGCTCTATGGATGCT GGCCACAAGAATATGAGTTGAAATTGGATTGGCCAACAAGACGAAAGATTTGTGTTGGTGTAGCAAGAGGTTTGGCATATCTCCATGAAGTATCAAGATTGAAGATTGTTCATAGAGACATCAAGGCTACTAATGTATTGCTTGATAAAAATCTCAACCCTAAGATATCTGACTTTGGTTTAGCCAAGCTTGATGAAGAGGATAAAACCCACATAAGAACCCGAGTTGCTGGAACTTA TGGATATATGGCACCTGAATATGCAATGCGGGGTTATTTAACTGACAAAGCAGATGTCTATAGTTTTGGAGTTGTTACCTTAGAAATTGTCAGTGGAATGAGCAACACTGGTTACCGACCAAAGGAGGACTGTTTCCATCTTCTTAATCGG GCACTTGTTTTAAAAGAGAAAGGGAGTTTATTGGAACTGGTGGATCCAAGGTTGGGCTCAAACTTCAAGACAAAAGAGGTTATGGTGACGATCAATGTGGCTCTTTTATGCACTAATGTTTCCCCAACAGTTCGGCCTACCATGTCTGCAGTGGTGAGCATGCTTGAGGGTAGGGCTCTTGTTCCAAAGCTGGTTCCGGATCCAAGTGTCTCAAATGATGAAATGAAAGTGAATGCGTTGTGGAAGCATTTTCAACACAGTAAATAA